In Pseudomonadota bacterium, the sequence GTCGACTCATCGCAGCCCACGGTGCCGCTCGACATGCTCGGCCTGCTGCTGCAGGGCCGACACGGCAATCCACACACGATTCTCGGCCTGCACGAAACGACCATCGCCGGCGCGCCGGCGCGCGTCATCCGGGTCTACAACCCACACGCCCGCGAGGTCACCGCGATTGTTGGCGTCGACAAGACGCCGCTGCCGTGCCGTGAGATCGTACCCGGGTACTTCGAGTGCGTGTTTCGGCACGATGCCGAGGGTCCGGTTCGCTACACCCTCCGCTTCGTGTCGGGCGACGCAGTGTGGGAGTGTGCCGACCCCTATGCGTTCCTCCCGACGGTGGGCGACATTGATCTGCATCTTTTCAACGAGGGCCGTCATCACGACATCCATCGCGTCATGGGGGCGCATCCGCGCGAGATCGAGGGGGTTCCGGGCACTGCATTCGCCGTGTGGGCTCCCAACGCCGAGCGCGTGAGCGTCGTCGGTGCCTTCAATCACTGGGATGGTCGCTGCCACGTCATGCGCTCGCTGGGGGTGAGCGGGGTGTGGGAGCTGTTCGTGCCTGGCGTCGGGCCGGGGGAGCTGTACAAGTTCGAGCTGCGCACGCGCGGCGGCGCGCTCCTCACCAAGACCGATCCCTACGGCTTCCAGTTCGAGCTCCGCCCGTCGAACGCCGCCGTGGTCACGTCGCTCGAGGGGTACACGTGGGGCGATTCCGCCTGGATGGAGCGCCGCGCCGCCACGTCGCTGCAGGCGGGGCCGGTGAACATCTACGAGGTGCACCTCGGCTCGTGGATGCAGGACCCCGCGCGCAAGCCGAGATTCATGGGCTACCGGGAGATCGCTCCCCGTCTGGCTCGGTACATGCTCGAGATGGGGTATACCCACGCCGAGCTGCTCCCGATCATGGAGCATCCCTTCGACGGCTCGTGGGGCTATCAGGTGACGGGGTACTACGGGGTGACCAGCCGCTACGGCAGCCCGGAAGACTTCATGTGGTTCGTCGATCACCTGCACCAGCAGGGGCTGGGGGTGATCGTCGACTGGGTGCCCGCCCACTTCCCGCGCGACGCGTGGGCGCTCGGGCGCTTCGACGGCACGGCGCTGTATGAGCACGAAGACCCTCGTCTCGGCGAGCACCGGGACTGGGGAACCTACATCTTCAACTATGGCCGCAACGAGGTTCGCAACTTCCTCGTGGGCAACGCCTTGTTCTGGCTCGAGATGTACCATGTCGACGGGCTGAGGGTCGACGCGGTCGCGTCGATGCTCTATCTCGACTACTCTCGCGATGAGGGGCAGTGGCTTCCCAACCGCCATGGCGGGCGGGAGAACCTCGAGGCCATCGAGTTCCTCAAGCACACCAACATGATCGTTCACGAACGCCATCCCGGGGCGGTGACCATCGCAGAGGAGTCCACCTCGTGGCCGCTTGTGACCCGCCCGGTGTACGTGGGGGGGCTCGGGTTCGACTTCAAGTGGAACATGGGGTGGATGAACGACTTCCTCGAATACGTGAAGCTCGATCCGGTTCACCGCAAGTACCATCACAACAAGCTCACCTTCGCCATGGTGTACGCCTACAGCGAGAGCTTCATGCTCGTTCTCTCGCACGACGAGGTGGTGCACGGCAAGGGATCGCTCGTTGGAAAGATGCCAGGCGACGAGTGGCGCCGGTTCGCCAATCTGCGCGTCTCCCTCGCGTACATGTACTGCCACCCTGGAAAGAAGCTCATGTTCATGGGAGGCGAGTTCGGTCAGGTGCAGGAGTGGTTCGAAGCCGAGAGCCTGCACTGGCACGTGCTCGAGCACCCGTTCCATCAGGGCATGCATCGCTTCAGCCGCGAGGTCGGTCGGCTCTATCTCAATGAGCGCTCGCTGCACGAGGTCGACGCGTCGTGGCAGGGCTTTGAGTGGATTGATTGCAACGACTACGATCACAGCGTTGTCTCATGGATTCGCAGAGCGGAGGATTCAGACGACTTCATCGTCTGTCTCTTCAACTTCACGCCCGTGGTGCGGGAGGGGTGGCGCATCGGCGTGCCCCGCGATGGCCAGTACCTGGAGATCCTCAACAGCGATGGCGATGCCTACGGGGGCAGCAACGTCGGCAATCTCGGCGGGGTGAGCGCCGAAGCCGTGCCGTCGCATGGTCGTCCGTTCTCCATATCGGTGACGATACCGCCGCTTGGCGCGCTCGTTCTCAAGCCTGATCCTGCGACCTGGTCCCCGCTGAACGCGCTCGAGGCGCCGCAAGGGCCGCCGGAAGAAGCGCCGGAAGCTGCGGTCGAGGGCACTGACGGATCCGTCTGAGGGGTGATGTTCACGGTCCTCCTGCGGGGGTAGCACGAGCATGGGACCCCCTGAACAACCAAGAGGAGGATACCGTCATGAGACGACTGGCAGCGTTCCTGATGCTTGCTCTCGTCATGCTCGCGGGCTTGTGCGATCCGTGCAAGGCCGCGCCTGAATCCGTGATCGATCCGAAGGTGCAGCCCTATGTGGGCGATCGCCGCCCCTTCAGCCTGGAAGCGAACTACATGTCGCTGCCTGGCTACCTTCGCTTCGTCGTCTACCAGCGTGAGGGCATCTGGATGGATCGGCGTGAGGCCGAAGCCATCGTGAAGTCGCAGATCGCCACCGGCGAGTAGCCTCGCTGCCGATCAGCGCGCCGTGCTCTCGTCTTCGGCGATCTGGCGCGCCAGGCTGATGCGCTCTGCAGGGGTGGGATGGGTGCGGTTCACCACCTGTGCCTCGCCTGTCAGTACCTCGATCATCTGTGCGAACTCGAGGGAGCGGAGCAGCCCTTCGATGCTGTAGCCGCTCTTCACGATGAGACGAACGCCATGCTCGTCGGCGTCACGCTCTTTCTGGCGCGACGTGTTCGTTCCGAGGTAGGTGCTGATGTAGCGCTGCATGGAGTCTGACGTGAAATCGGTCTGCTGGCTGTACATCTGCAGCAGCTGCTGCGCCTCCGCGCGCTCTCGGCTGTGATGCAGGAACGCATGGCTGCCTTCGTGGGCCATCCAGCTGGCCAGCATCTCGTCGAACAGGACATCGGCACGGTCTCGCTGGGCAGGGGTCATGCCCCACAGGGTCGGCAGCCGATAGGGGTTGTCGGCCCCTGTCACGCGGAGGGTGAGCCGACCTGTCTTCTTGGCCTGGTCGACCTGCGCAACATAGACCGCCAGCCTTCGAACGTAGTCGCACTCCGTGGTGCCATACACGGCTACGCCATCGGCGAGCTTGCGCAGCGTGTCGAGCAGGAGCGCATCGAAGATGATCAGGTGGTGCCAGGTCTGCGCGTTGAACCCCATCTGACCGATGAAGACATAGTACTGAACGGGCTGGGCGCTCTGGAACACCTCTGCGAGATGGGGATTGAGGCGCTGGCTGATGCG encodes:
- the glgB gene encoding 1,4-alpha-glucan branching protein GlgB, encoding MLGLLLQGRHGNPHTILGLHETTIAGAPARVIRVYNPHAREVTAIVGVDKTPLPCREIVPGYFECVFRHDAEGPVRYTLRFVSGDAVWECADPYAFLPTVGDIDLHLFNEGRHHDIHRVMGAHPREIEGVPGTAFAVWAPNAERVSVVGAFNHWDGRCHVMRSLGVSGVWELFVPGVGPGELYKFELRTRGGALLTKTDPYGFQFELRPSNAAVVTSLEGYTWGDSAWMERRAATSLQAGPVNIYEVHLGSWMQDPARKPRFMGYREIAPRLARYMLEMGYTHAELLPIMEHPFDGSWGYQVTGYYGVTSRYGSPEDFMWFVDHLHQQGLGVIVDWVPAHFPRDAWALGRFDGTALYEHEDPRLGEHRDWGTYIFNYGRNEVRNFLVGNALFWLEMYHVDGLRVDAVASMLYLDYSRDEGQWLPNRHGGRENLEAIEFLKHTNMIVHERHPGAVTIAEESTSWPLVTRPVYVGGLGFDFKWNMGWMNDFLEYVKLDPVHRKYHHNKLTFAMVYAYSESFMLVLSHDEVVHGKGSLVGKMPGDEWRRFANLRVSLAYMYCHPGKKLMFMGGEFGQVQEWFEAESLHWHVLEHPFHQGMHRFSREVGRLYLNERSLHEVDASWQGFEWIDCNDYDHSVVSWIRRAEDSDDFIVCLFNFTPVVREGWRIGVPRDGQYLEILNSDGDAYGGSNVGNLGGVSAEAVPSHGRPFSISVTIPPLGALVLKPDPATWSPLNALEAPQGPPEEAPEAAVEGTDGSV